The following coding sequences are from one Ornithorhynchus anatinus isolate Pmale09 chromosome 11, mOrnAna1.pri.v4, whole genome shotgun sequence window:
- the COASY gene encoding LOW QUALITY PROTEIN: bifunctional coenzyme A synthase (The sequence of the model RefSeq protein was modified relative to this genomic sequence to represent the inferred CDS: inserted 1 base in 1 codon) — protein sequence MSVFRSGLLVLTSPLAALVPRLPPILSAAAQLVEDTLYVHLQPGLSLSGPAQPRSTYVAATSEVMDFLTRLYAGADAHSPLDIRVLLTNIRAKGQAPSGSLGSVQNLSHPPEVVLTDFQTGDGGQYNPVKQQLERYATSCYSCRPHLVSVLLYPEGGTGAEPRELAGPGLGSSGPTQEPSPPALSKPLCGFGHVAVGGTFDRLHNAHKLLLSAACLLAEQRLLAGVADGNLLETKVLKELLQPFCERWPGSASSCGPKPSLAFRRGAAADPTGPGGTDPALQCIVVSEETAPRAGRAVNRRRLENGLEELELFVIPLLRTRSQRTTRRKGQLLQLPSPAARDPAARPQKHPGLPPRPYVIGLTGISGSGKSSVARRLEALGAELIDSDRLGHRAYAPGGPAYQSVLQAFGADILHEDGTINRKVLGSRVFGNKENLKTLTDIVWPVIGQLAQEQIMAAAARGKTVCVLEAAMLLEXGWSTMVHEVWTTVVPKAEAVRRIMERDGLNEEAALSRLRSQMSSQEHVEQSHVVLCTLWEPHVTQRQVEKAWASLQAALGAAVATRPPPRMSRLRGDRPPPTPPLMG from the exons ATGTCCGTGTTCCGCTCGGGCCTCCTGGTGCTGACGTCGCCCCTGGCCGCCCTGGTCCCGCGCCTGCCGCCCATCCTGTCGGCGGCGGCCCAGCTGGTGGAGGACACGCTCTACGTCCACCTGCAGCCCGGCCTGAGCCTCAGCGGCCCCGCCCAGCCCCGCTCCACCTACGTGGCCGCCACCTCCGAGGTCATGGACTTCCTGACCCGCCTGTACGCCGGCGCGGACGCCCACTCCCCGCTGGACATCCGCGTGCTGCTGACCAACATCCGGGCCAAGGGCCAGGCCCCCTCCGGCTCGCTCGGCTCCGTCCAGAACCTGTCCCACCCGCCCGAGGTGGTGCTGACCGACTTCCAGACGGGCGACGGCGGCCAGTACAACCCGGTCAAGCAGCAGCTGGAGCGCTACGCCACCAGCTGCTACAGCTGCCGCCCCCACCTAGTCTCCGTGCTGCTCTACCccgagggcgggacgggggccgagCCCCGAGagctggcggggccgggactggggTCGTCGGGCCCCACCCAGGAACCTTCCCCGCCCGCCCTCAGCAAGCCCCTCTGTGGGTTCGGCCACGTGGCGGTGGGTGGCACGTTTGACCGGTTGCACAACGCCCACAAGCTGCTGCTCAGCGCCGCCTGCCTCCTGGCCGAGCAGCGGCTCCTGGCCGGGGTGGCCGACGGCAATCTGCTGGAGA CCAAGGTGCTGAAGGAGCTGCTGCAGCCGTTCTGCGAGCGGTGGCCCGGCTCAGCCAGTTCCTGTGGACCGAAGCCGTCCCTTGCGTTTCGACGTGGAGCCGCTGCTGACCCCACCGGGCCGGGCGGCACCGACCCCGCCCTGCAGTGCATTGTGGTCAGCGAGGAGACCGCGCCAAGGGCGGGGAGGGCCGTCAACCGGCGGCGGCTGGAGAAC GGCCTGGAGGAGCTGGAGCTGTTTGTGATCCCGCTGCTCAGGACCCGCAGCCAGCGGACAACGAGGAGGAAAGGTCAGCTCCTCCAACTTCCGTCACCGGCTGCTCGGGACCCTGCTGCGCGCCCACAG AAGCATCCtggcctgcccccccgcccctacGTGATCGGCCTGACGGGCATCAGCGGCAGCGGGAAGAGCTCGGTGGCGCGGCGGCTGGAGGCCCTGGGGGCGGAGCTCATCGACAGCGACCGGCTGGGACACCGCGCTTATGCCCCCGGGGGCCCTGCCTACCAGTCTGTGCTCCAGGCCTTTGGGGCCG ACATCCTCCATGAGGACGGGACCATCAACCGCAAGGTGTTGGGCAGCCGTGTTTTTGGTAACAAG GAGAATCTGAAGACCCTCACGGACATCGTGTGGCCCGTCATCGGCCAGCTGGCCCAGGAACAGATCATGGCGGCCGCTGCCCGAG GCA AGACTGTGTGCGTGCTGGAGGCCGCCATGCTCCTCG CCGGCTGGTCCACCATGGTGCATGAGGTGTGGACGACGGTCGTGCCCAAGGCCGAG GCCGTGCGGCGCATCATGGAGCGGGACGGGCTGAACGAGGAAGCGGCCCTGAGCCGCCTGCGCAGCCAGATGAGCAGCCAGGAGCACGTGGAGCAGAGCCACGTGGTGTTGTGCACCCTGTGGGAGCCCCACGTCACGCAGCGCCAG GTGGAGAAGGCCTGGGCCTCCCTGCAGGCAGCGCTTGGGGCAGCAGTAGctacccggcccccgccccggatgAGTCGATTGCGGGGTGaccggcccccccccaccccgcccctgatGGGCTGA
- the MLX gene encoding max-like protein X isoform X2 yields the protein MAEPVASPEDPWVKVESAYSDNSLDPDDEDSDYHQEAHEESYKDRRRRAHTQAEQKRRDAIKRGYDDLQAIVPTCQQQDFPLGSQKLSKAIVLQKTIDYIQFLHKEKKKQEEEVSTLRKDVTALKIMKVNYEQIVKAHQDSPHEGEGQVSDQVKFGVFQGVMDSLFQSFNASVSVANFQELSACVFSWIEEHCKPQTLREIVIGVLHQLKNQLY from the exons ATGGCGGAGCCCGTCGCCTCGCCCGAGGACCCGTGGGTCAAG GTGGAGTCGGCCTACAGCGACAACAGCCTCGACCCGG ACGACGAGGACAGCGACTACCACCAAGAGGCCCACGAGGAGTCATACAAAGATCGGCGCCGCCGGGCCCACACCCAGGCCGAGCAGAAGAGGAGGGACGCCATCAAG AGAGGCTACGATGACCTCCAGGCCATCGTCCCCACGTGCCAGCAACAGGACTTCCCCCTCGGCTCCCAGAAGCTCAGCAAGGCCATCGTCCTGCAGAAAA cCATCGACTACATCCAGTTCCTCCacaaggagaagaagaagcaggaggaggaagtgtCCACCCTACGCAAGGATGTCACGGCCCTGAAGATCATGAAGGt CAATTACGAGCAGATCGTGAAGGCGCATCAGGACagcccccatgagggagaggggcaggtctCCGACCAGGTCAAGTTCGGCGTGTTCCAGGGGGTCATGGACTCGCTGTTCCAGTCCTTCAACGCCTCCGTGTCTGTGGCCAACTTCCAGGAGCTGTCCGCCTGTGTCTTCAGCTGGATCGAGGAGCACTGCAAGCCTCAG ACCCTGCGGGAGATCGTCATCGGAGTCCTGCACCAGCTGAAGAACCAGCTCTACTGA
- the MLX gene encoding max-like protein X isoform X1 codes for MAEPVASPEDPWVKVESAYSDNSLDPESTRKGSVVSRANSIGSTSASSVPNTDDEDSDYHQEAHEESYKDRRRRAHTQAEQKRRDAIKRGYDDLQAIVPTCQQQDFPLGSQKLSKAIVLQKTIDYIQFLHKEKKKQEEEVSTLRKDVTALKIMKVNYEQIVKAHQDSPHEGEGQVSDQVKFGVFQGVMDSLFQSFNASVSVANFQELSACVFSWIEEHCKPQTLREIVIGVLHQLKNQLY; via the exons ATGGCGGAGCCCGTCGCCTCGCCCGAGGACCCGTGGGTCAAG GTGGAGTCGGCCTACAGCGACAACAGCCTCGACCCGG aAAGCACCCGGAAGGGGAGCGTAGTGTCCAGAGCCAATAGCATCGGCTCCACCAGCGCTTCTTCCGTCCCCAACACAG ACGACGAGGACAGCGACTACCACCAAGAGGCCCACGAGGAGTCATACAAAGATCGGCGCCGCCGGGCCCACACCCAGGCCGAGCAGAAGAGGAGGGACGCCATCAAG AGAGGCTACGATGACCTCCAGGCCATCGTCCCCACGTGCCAGCAACAGGACTTCCCCCTCGGCTCCCAGAAGCTCAGCAAGGCCATCGTCCTGCAGAAAA cCATCGACTACATCCAGTTCCTCCacaaggagaagaagaagcaggaggaggaagtgtCCACCCTACGCAAGGATGTCACGGCCCTGAAGATCATGAAGGt CAATTACGAGCAGATCGTGAAGGCGCATCAGGACagcccccatgagggagaggggcaggtctCCGACCAGGTCAAGTTCGGCGTGTTCCAGGGGGTCATGGACTCGCTGTTCCAGTCCTTCAACGCCTCCGTGTCTGTGGCCAACTTCCAGGAGCTGTCCGCCTGTGTCTTCAGCTGGATCGAGGAGCACTGCAAGCCTCAG ACCCTGCGGGAGATCGTCATCGGAGTCCTGCACCAGCTGAAGAACCAGCTCTACTGA
- the LOC100081660 gene encoding homologous-pairing protein 2 homolog isoform X1, which produces MSRGRSDAAEAPGLLLRHLRAQNRPLSAQDACGNLQPNHGIGKTAVLKALEQLVQQGTVREKVYGKQKIYFADQGHFDTVNEADLKRLDDDIAALATRIQNVQQACRPLEAELKELTGSLTTPAMRSEIQVLKEECAGYTEKLRKIKSASNHVTPAEKDKVYSERQKYCKEWRKRKRLATEMCDAILEGYSKTKKQFYEEVGLETDEDYGVTLPPP; this is translated from the exons atgaGCCGAGGTCGGAGCGACGCGGCGGAGG cccccgggctcCTCCTGCGGCACCTGCGGGCCCAGAACCGGCCGCTCAGCGCCCAGGACGCCTGCGGGAACCTGCAGCCCAACCACGGGATCGGCAAGACG GCTGTGTTGAAGGCACTGGAGCAACTGGTCCAACAAGGCACGGTCAGGGAGAAAGTCTATGGCAAGCAGAAGATCTACTTTGCTGACCAG GGCCACTTTGACACTGTGAACGAGGCAGACCTCAAACGGCTGGACGATGACATCGCCGCTCTGGCGACCCGAATCCAGAACGTGCAGCAGGCCTGCCGCCCGCTGGAGGCCG AGTTGAAAGAGTTGACCGGCTCACTGACCACACCGGCCATGCGCAGCGAGATCCAGGTCTTGAAGGAAGAATGTGCCGGCTACACGGAGAAACTGAGGAAAATCAAATCTGCCAGCAACCACGTGACCCCAGCGGAGAAGGACAAG GTGTACAGCGAGAGGCAGAAGTACTGCAAAGAGTGGAGGAAACGGAAGAGACTG GCCACAGAGATGTGCGACGCCATCCTCGAGGGATACTCCAAGACCAAGAAGCAGTTCTAT gaaGAAGTCGGGCTAGAGACAGATGAAGATTACGGCGTCACCCTGCCACCCCCGTGA
- the LOC100081660 gene encoding homologous-pairing protein 2 homolog isoform X2: MSRGRSDAAEAPGLLLRHLRAQNRPLSAQDACGNLQPNHGIGKTAVLKALEQLVQQGTVREKVYGKQKIYFADQGHFDTVNEADLKRLDDDIAALATRIQNVQQACRPLEAELKELTGSLTTPAMRSEIQVLKEECAGYTEKLRKIKSASNHVTPAEKDKVYSERQKYCKEWRKRKRLATEMCDAILEGYSKTKKQFYKSG, from the exons atgaGCCGAGGTCGGAGCGACGCGGCGGAGG cccccgggctcCTCCTGCGGCACCTGCGGGCCCAGAACCGGCCGCTCAGCGCCCAGGACGCCTGCGGGAACCTGCAGCCCAACCACGGGATCGGCAAGACG GCTGTGTTGAAGGCACTGGAGCAACTGGTCCAACAAGGCACGGTCAGGGAGAAAGTCTATGGCAAGCAGAAGATCTACTTTGCTGACCAG GGCCACTTTGACACTGTGAACGAGGCAGACCTCAAACGGCTGGACGATGACATCGCCGCTCTGGCGACCCGAATCCAGAACGTGCAGCAGGCCTGCCGCCCGCTGGAGGCCG AGTTGAAAGAGTTGACCGGCTCACTGACCACACCGGCCATGCGCAGCGAGATCCAGGTCTTGAAGGAAGAATGTGCCGGCTACACGGAGAAACTGAGGAAAATCAAATCTGCCAGCAACCACGTGACCCCAGCGGAGAAGGACAAG GTGTACAGCGAGAGGCAGAAGTACTGCAAAGAGTGGAGGAAACGGAAGAGACTG GCCACAGAGATGTGCGACGCCATCCTCGAGGGATACTCCAAGACCAAGAAGCAGTTCTAT AAGTCGGGCTAG
- the RETREG3 gene encoding reticulophagy regulator 3 isoform X1 yields the protein MAEAEEAAPAAGRVGRAGRASPGRGERRRQVEAAQRALLTLLGPYEPLLSRVQAALVWERPGTSALWCLGLNAAFWFLALTSLRLLFLLAFSLMLAVCLDQWKTKIWPQMKVGRPSISDSESWGFVHPRLLSLPELCRHVAEAWVSGTAFLRSLLLFKRQNPGKFCLLSCGILTFLATLGRYIPGLLLAYLLLVSALLWPLAMYHRLGPRLYSWLEPALHRLDFSVRGYVMSKQRERQLRRPALHPEHALGDTSDSEEELAAFCPQLDDSTVARELAITDSEHSDAEVSCTENGTFNLSRGQTPLTEGSEDLDGHSDPEESFARDLPAFPSVTADATGLDDEDDASLGLPSPAARPPLPPPPPRPQGARGPYPLGEATLPELLLQALPAGTTLPGHLASLVSQSVLQLALAGAAQPPGPLAGRGTAGDFLPAPGSDLDTDAEGDDFELLDQAELNQLDPAGSRGH from the exons ATGGCCGAGGCCGAGGAAGCCGCGCCGGCGGCCGGACGGGTTGGGCGGGCTGGCCGTGCGTCgccggggcgaggggagaggcggCGGCAGGTGGAGGCGGCGCAGCGGGCCCTGCTGACGCTGCTGGGACCCTACGAGCCGCTGTTGAGCCGGGTGCAGGCGGCGCTGGTGTGGGAGCGTCCGGGAACCAGCGCCCTTTGGTGTCTGGGCCTCAACGCCGCCTTCTG GTTCTTGGCGCTGACGTCGCTGCGCCTGCTGTTCCTGCTCGCTTTCAGCCTGATGCTCGCCGTCTGCCTCGACCAGTGGAAGACCAAAATCTGGCCCCAGATGAAAG TGGGCCGGCCCAGCATATCAGACAGTGAGAG CTGGGGTTTCGTGCACCCTCGGCTGCTCAGCCTGCCCGAGCTGTGCCGCCACGTGGCCGAAGCCTGGGTCAGCGGCACCGCCTTCCTAAGGAGCCTCCTGCTCTTCAAGAGGCAGAACCCGGGCAAG TTCTGCCTGCTGAGCTGTGGGATCCTGACGTTCCTGGCCACCCTGGGCCGCTACATCCCCGGCCTCCTGCTCGCGTATCTCCTCC TTGTCAGCGCCCTGCTGTGGCCGCTGGCCATGTACCACCGCCTGGGACCACGGCTCTACTCGTGGCTGGAGCCCGCTCTGCACAGGCTGGATTTCAGCGTCCGAGGCTACGTCATGTCcaagcagagggagaggcagt TGCGTCGGCCGGCCTTGCATCCTGAGCACGCCCTGGGAGACACGAGCGACAGCGAAGAAGAGCTCGCTGCCTTCTGCCCGCAG CTGGACGACTCGACCGTGGCCAGGGAACTGGCCATCACGGACTCGGAGCACTCGGACGCTGAGGTCTCCTGCACGGAAAATGGCACGTTCAACCTGTCACGGGGCCAGACTCCACTGACCGAGGGCTCCGAAG ACCTGGATGGTCACAGCGACCCCGAGGAATCGTTCGCTCGCGACCTGCCTGCATTCCCGTCCGTCACGGCGGATGCCACCGGGctggacgacgaggacgacgccAGCCTCGGTCTCCCCAGCCCGGCCGCTCGCCCCCCactgcctccgccgccgccgcgacCCCAGGGCGCGCGGGGCCCCTACCCGCTGGGCGAGGCCACCTTGCCCGAGCTCCTGCTGCAGGCCCTGCCGGCCGGCACCACCCTGCCCGGCCACCTGGCCAGCCTGGTCTCGCAGAGCGTTCTGCAGCTCGCCCTGGCCGGGGCCGCCCAGCCCCCGGGCCCCCTGGCAGGGCGGGGCACGGCCGGGGACTTcctgcccgcccccggctccgACCTGGACACCGACGCCGAGGGAGACGACTTCGAGCTGCTGGACCAGGCGGAGCTGAACCAGCTGGACCCGGCCGGCTCGCGGGGGCACTGA
- the RETREG3 gene encoding reticulophagy regulator 3 isoform X2, whose amino-acid sequence MAEAEEAAPAAGRVGRAGRASPGRGERRRQVEAAQRALLTLLGPYEPLLSRVQAALVWERPGTSALWCLGLNAAFCLMLAVCLDQWKTKIWPQMKVGRPSISDSESWGFVHPRLLSLPELCRHVAEAWVSGTAFLRSLLLFKRQNPGKFCLLSCGILTFLATLGRYIPGLLLAYLLLVSALLWPLAMYHRLGPRLYSWLEPALHRLDFSVRGYVMSKQRERQLRRPALHPEHALGDTSDSEEELAAFCPQLDDSTVARELAITDSEHSDAEVSCTENGTFNLSRGQTPLTEGSEDLDGHSDPEESFARDLPAFPSVTADATGLDDEDDASLGLPSPAARPPLPPPPPRPQGARGPYPLGEATLPELLLQALPAGTTLPGHLASLVSQSVLQLALAGAAQPPGPLAGRGTAGDFLPAPGSDLDTDAEGDDFELLDQAELNQLDPAGSRGH is encoded by the exons ATGGCCGAGGCCGAGGAAGCCGCGCCGGCGGCCGGACGGGTTGGGCGGGCTGGCCGTGCGTCgccggggcgaggggagaggcggCGGCAGGTGGAGGCGGCGCAGCGGGCCCTGCTGACGCTGCTGGGACCCTACGAGCCGCTGTTGAGCCGGGTGCAGGCGGCGCTGGTGTGGGAGCGTCCGGGAACCAGCGCCCTTTGGTGTCTGGGCCTCAACGCCGCCTTCTG CCTGATGCTCGCCGTCTGCCTCGACCAGTGGAAGACCAAAATCTGGCCCCAGATGAAAG TGGGCCGGCCCAGCATATCAGACAGTGAGAG CTGGGGTTTCGTGCACCCTCGGCTGCTCAGCCTGCCCGAGCTGTGCCGCCACGTGGCCGAAGCCTGGGTCAGCGGCACCGCCTTCCTAAGGAGCCTCCTGCTCTTCAAGAGGCAGAACCCGGGCAAG TTCTGCCTGCTGAGCTGTGGGATCCTGACGTTCCTGGCCACCCTGGGCCGCTACATCCCCGGCCTCCTGCTCGCGTATCTCCTCC TTGTCAGCGCCCTGCTGTGGCCGCTGGCCATGTACCACCGCCTGGGACCACGGCTCTACTCGTGGCTGGAGCCCGCTCTGCACAGGCTGGATTTCAGCGTCCGAGGCTACGTCATGTCcaagcagagggagaggcagt TGCGTCGGCCGGCCTTGCATCCTGAGCACGCCCTGGGAGACACGAGCGACAGCGAAGAAGAGCTCGCTGCCTTCTGCCCGCAG CTGGACGACTCGACCGTGGCCAGGGAACTGGCCATCACGGACTCGGAGCACTCGGACGCTGAGGTCTCCTGCACGGAAAATGGCACGTTCAACCTGTCACGGGGCCAGACTCCACTGACCGAGGGCTCCGAAG ACCTGGATGGTCACAGCGACCCCGAGGAATCGTTCGCTCGCGACCTGCCTGCATTCCCGTCCGTCACGGCGGATGCCACCGGGctggacgacgaggacgacgccAGCCTCGGTCTCCCCAGCCCGGCCGCTCGCCCCCCactgcctccgccgccgccgcgacCCCAGGGCGCGCGGGGCCCCTACCCGCTGGGCGAGGCCACCTTGCCCGAGCTCCTGCTGCAGGCCCTGCCGGCCGGCACCACCCTGCCCGGCCACCTGGCCAGCCTGGTCTCGCAGAGCGTTCTGCAGCTCGCCCTGGCCGGGGCCGCCCAGCCCCCGGGCCCCCTGGCAGGGCGGGGCACGGCCGGGGACTTcctgcccgcccccggctccgACCTGGACACCGACGCCGAGGGAGACGACTTCGAGCTGCTGGACCAGGCGGAGCTGAACCAGCTGGACCCGGCCGGCTCGCGGGGGCACTGA
- the TUBG1 gene encoding tubulin gamma-1 chain, with product MPREIITLQLGQCGNQIGFEFWKQLCAEHGISPEGIVEEFATEGTDRKDVFFYQADDEHYIPRAVLLDLEPRVIHSILNSPYANLYNPENIYLSEHGGGAGNNWASGFSQGEKIHEDIFDIIDREADGSDSLEGFVLCHSIAGGTGSGLGSYLLERLNDRYPKKLVQTYSVFPNQDEMSDVVVQPYNSLLTLKRLTQNADCVVVLDNTALNRIATDRLHIQNPSFSQINQLVSTIMSASTTTLRYPGYMNNDLIGLIASLIPTPRLHFLMTGYTPLTTDQSVASVRKTTVLDVMRRLLQPKNVMVSTGRDRQTNHCYIAILNIIQGEVDPTQVHKSLQRIRERKLANFIPWGPASIQVALSRKSPYLPSAHRVSGLMMANHTNISSLFERTCRQYDKLRKREAFLEQFRKEDIFKENFDELDTSREIVQQLIDEYHAATRPDYISWGTQEQ from the exons atgccGCGGGAGATCATCACCCTGCAGCTGGGCCAGTGCGGCAATCAGA TCGGGTTCGAGTTCTGGAAGCAGCTGTGCGCGGAGCATGGCATTAGCCCCGAGGGCATCGTCGAGGAGTTCGCCACCGAGGGCACCGACCGCAAGGACGTCTTCTTCTACCAG GCGGACGATGAGCACTACATCCCTCGGGCCGTGTTGCTGGACCTGGAGCCCCGCgtcattcactccatcctcaactcCCCCTACGCCAACCTCTACAACCCCGAGAACATCTACCTGTCGGAgcatgggggcggggccggaaacAACTGGGCCAGCGGCTTCTCTCAG ggAGAGAAGATCCACGAGGACATCTTTGACATCATAGATCGTGAGGCTGACGGCAGCGACAGCTTGGAG gGCTTCGTACTGTGCCACTCCATCGCCGGGGGCACGGGTTCGGGCCTGGGCTCCTACCTCCTGGAACGGCTGAACGACAG gtaCCCCAAGAAACTGGTGCAGACATACTCGGTGTTCCCCAACCAGGACGAGATGAGCGACGTGGTGGTGCAGCCCTACAACTCACTGCTCACGCTCAAGCGGCTGACGCAGAATGCCGACTGTGTG GTGGTATTGGACAACACAGCCCTGAACCGCATCGCCACAGACCGTCTGCACATCCAGAACCCGTCCTTCTCGCAGATCAACCAGCTG GTCTCCACTATCATGTCGGCCAGCACCACCACTCTGCGCTACCCCGGCTACATGAACAACGACCTCATCGGCCTCATCGCCTCCCTGATCCCAACCCcccgcctccacttcctcatgACGGGCTACACCCCCCTCACCACGGACCAGTCG GTGGCCAGCGTGCGCAAGACAACGGTGCTGGATGTGATGCGGCGGCTGCTGCAGCCCAAGAACGTAATGGTGTCGACGGGCCGGGACCGGCAGACCAACCACTGCTACATCGCCATCCTCAACATCATTCAGGGCGAGGTGGATCCCACCCAG gtCCACAAGAGCCTGCAGCGCATTCGGGAGCGCAAGCTGGCCAACTTCATCCCGTGGGGCCCGGCCAGCATCCAGGTAGCCCTGTCCCGCAAATCTCCATACCTTCCCTCCGCCCACCGTGTCAGCGGCCTCATGATGGCAAACCACACCAACATCTCCTCG TTGTTCGAGCGGACATGCCGCCAGTACGACAAGCTACGGAAGCGGGAGGCCTTCCTGGAGCAGTTCCGCAAGGAAGACATCTTCAAGGAGAACTTCGACGAGCTGGACACCTCGCGGGAGATTGTGCAGCAGCTCATCGACGAGTACCACGCCGCCACCCGGCCCGACTACATTTCCTGGGGCACCCAGGAGCAGTaa